From a single Oreochromis niloticus isolate F11D_XX linkage group LG3, O_niloticus_UMD_NMBU, whole genome shotgun sequence genomic region:
- the LOC100706061 gene encoding uncharacterized protein LOC100706061, giving the protein MMVYVLPRLLPVVLLITLPPSVSSSAGTGSLLPCHPRWFLFGQRCLSFYPVWSSWRDAIFLCSQSGGDLVSIHTPEDLQFVAQVANTSTPVWLGGSQEQQNGSWFWTDDTPFRISSWISGPKTAGVVGACLEMTPNGGELHSSPCEELKFYICSMKASSDVIESTEEQPEPGIVPGVDLFDVLWSKSDALAEEILHSSSFLRELRSGHVTEQCYSSFMQQEALYLTRVRSTLEVLICNLEETDDIRPLLLDTLKLYSSTKQRLLASRPPQVLHYALQLYHSVVLEEPVYWLVALSARPCLRYFLAQELLEEPLMSRSMTNSFYQEWSKDSLNEVTWINRYKKVIKENQDHMDVFKAINIFREHMMAQKAFYKALVCSSEEGKQ; this is encoded by the exons ATGATGGTGTACGTGCTGCCTCGTCTGCTCCCAGTTGTCCTCCTGATTACATTGCCCCCCTCAGTGTCCTCCTCAG CAGGGACAGGTTCTTTGCTTCCGTGTCATCCTCGGTGGTTTCTGTTTGGGCAGAGATGTTTATCATTCTACCCGGTGTGGAGCTCCTGGAGAGATGCCATT TTTCTATGCTCTCAGTCTGGGGGTGACCTTGTATCCATCCACACGCCAGAGGATCTGCAGTTTGTTGCCCAGGTAGCAAACACAAGCACTCCTGTGTGGCTGGGCGGTTCCCAGGAGCAACAG aatgGCTCCTGGTTCTGGACTGATGACACACCCTTCAGGATCAGCAGCTGGATCAGTGGCCCGAAAACAGCAGGAGTGGTTGGGGCTTGTTTGGAAATGACACCTAATG GTGGAGAACTGCACAGCTCCCCATGTGAAGAGCTCAAGTTCTACATATGCTCCATGAAAGCCAG ctctgatgtcatcgaGAGCACCGAGGAGCAGCCTGAACCAG GTATTGTCCCCGGCGTGGATTTGTTTGATGTCCTTTGGAGCAAAAGTGATGCACTAGCAGAGGAGATCCTCCACTCGTCCTCCTTCCTCAGAGAGCTGCGGTCTGGTCATGTGACAGAACAGTGCTACTCCAGCTTCATGCAGCAGGAGGCGCTGTATTTGACCCGAGTCAGAAGCACTCTGGAG GTCCTGATTTGTAATCTAGAGGAGACTGACGACATAAGGCCACTGCTGCTGGACACACTTAAACTCTACAGCAGCACAAAGCAG AGACTCCTGGCTTCACGTCCTCCACAGGTGCTCCATTATGCTCTCCAGCTGTACCACTCTGTGGTTTTGGAGGAGCCAGTTTATTGGTTAGTGGCTCTGTCGGCCCGGCCATGTCTACGTTACTTCCTGGCTCAAGAACTGCTTGAAGAGCCGCTGATGTCCAGGTCCATGACTAACAGCTTCTACCAGGAGTGGAGCAAAGACAGTCTGAATGAGGTCACCTGGATAAACAG GTACAAAAAGGTGATAAAGGAGAATCAGGATCATATGGATGTATTTAAAGCCATCAATATCTTCAGAGAGCACATGATGGCCCAGAAGGCTTTCTACAAGGCTCT GGTCTGTTCATCTGAAGAAGGCAAACAATGA